One part of the Coffea eugenioides isolate CCC68of chromosome 10, Ceug_1.0, whole genome shotgun sequence genome encodes these proteins:
- the LOC113748689 gene encoding glycosyltransferase family protein 64 C3 isoform X2, translating to MKNFKAMLILTLVLMSSFDFLILVFSLRLNPNSSDLCDNKVDPRTLRLDQMTVVISGYSEHRIPLLQSIAARSHAYDLSTKSWIYTISSDKYSIILTKAMVMKWEYLWEYSCGGGKVNEELRKIVDAERNCEDILMNFVVADKVNAGPILAGAERVRDWGDARNEGGVGKEEREAGLSSRRGEHRKRRGDCIREFHRVLGRMPLRYSYGKLVKSVGEQGLCEKSGKLVYCDQQVFK from the exons ATGAAAAACTTCAAAGCCATGCTCATCCTAACCTTAGTCCTAATGTCCTCATTTGACTTCCTTATTTTGGTCTTCTCACTCCGACTTAATCCAAACAGCTCTGATTTATGTGACAATAAAGTGGACCCTCGGACTCTCCGACTAGACCAAATGACGGTGGTGATAAGTGGCTACTCAGAGCACAGAATCCCACTCCTCCAATCCATTGCTGCCAG ATCACATGCATATGATTTGAGTACCAAGTCTTGGATCTACACTATCAGCAGCGATAAGTATTCCATTATACTCACCAAGGCCATGGTCATGAAATGGGAATACTTATGGGAATACAGTTGTGGAGGTGGGAAAGTAAATGAAGAGCTGCGGAAAATTGTGGATGCTGAAAGGAATTGTGAGGATATTCTAATGAATTTTGTTGTGGCAGACAAGGTAAATGCAGGGCCCATATTAGCAGGAGCCGAGAGAGTGAGGGACTGGGGGGATGCAAGGAATGAAGGCGGGGTGGGGAAGGAGGAGAGGGAGGCTGGGTTGAGCAGCAGGAGAGGGGAGCATCGGAAAAGGAGAGGGGACTGCATCAGAGAGTTCCATAGGGTTCTAGGCAGAATGCCTTTGAGATATAGTTATGGGAAGTTAGTAAAATCAGTCGGTGAACAAGGGCTTTGTGAGAAGAGTGGCAAGCTGGTGTATTGTGACCAGCAGGTTttcaagtaa
- the LOC113750442 gene encoding anaphase-promoting complex subunit 11 — protein FEGGGFAFSSTFPSHFLPPNLPTFLLGFDFCKTKKKNEGQDSAWHAVASWTWDAQDETCGICRMAFDGCCPDCKLPGDDCPLIWGACNHAFHLHCILKWVNSQTPQAHCPMCRREWQFKG, from the exons TTTGAAGGAGGAGGTTTTGCATTTTCATCCACTTTTCCCTCCCATTTTCTCCCTCCCAATCTCCCAACTTTTCTTCTCGGCTTTGATTTttgcaaaacaaagaaaaagaatgaaggTCAAGATTCTGC ATGGCATGCTGTTGCATCATGGACATGGGATGCGCAAGATGAGACGTGTGGGATTTGTCGGATGGCGTTTGATGGTTGTTGTCCTGATTGTAAACTTCCCGGGGATGATTGCCCTTTGA TCTGGGGTGCTTGCAACCatgcatttcatcttcattgcATTTTAAAGTGGGTCAACTCACAGACTCCTCAAGCCCATTGTCCAATGTGCCGAAGGGAGTGGCAGTTTAAAGGATGA
- the LOC113749888 gene encoding FT-interacting protein 7-like: MLQYYLRNMQVPVQRPDYGLVETVPPVAEGGTYDVVETMQFLYVNVMKAKDLPGAEISGSLDPYVEVKVGTDKGIVTKNVEKNQSPVWESVIAFSKERLQSNLIEVTVRDKDTDLEGNFVGRVSFDVTKVPLRCPPESPIAPQWYKLEDEDSQRIKTGEIMLAVWMGTQADEAFTEAWHSDAQSFNRQSQVDTRSKVYFSPNLYYLRIHVIEAKDLISSEKGRQPAAYVTVDVENESDKTEPSKERTNSPVWNSELMFVVSDLSDGCIFIAVEDKVGPGKEEVIGTLLIPVIEVPHRGENNKLPDSRWFNLQNRSVTEGEGKKKKVKVNCCSRICLSICIDAGYHVVDEPIEFSSDFQPSAEHLRRSSIGFLELGILSAQNLLPVKMNNDGTSTRTDAYCVAKYGNKWVKTRTILDTPTPHWNEKYTWEIYDPCTVITIGVFDNCQISGCKGNVKDQRIGRVRIRLSTLVMGKIYAYRYPLLVVGPRGFRKQGELHLAIRFTCTAWRNMVTQYCRPLLPKMHFLEPITAGQLDKMQYQAEKIVAEGLDGEEPPLRKETVQYVLDHWGWPRSLRKIKANFHRITSLLSWISAISQCFHDICHWKNSLTTIVVHVLFFMQVRYPLSIMPNIFLCFAVIGLRNYRFRPRHPPHLDAQLSLAEAVDEDEWDEEFDTFPTSRRADVVKMRYTRLRSVAGLIQTAMEDVAMQGERALSMVSWKDPRATAVFIMFVFFCSLVFYVAPMQVVQLTGLYLLRHPLFRSKVPSQAVNFFNRSPTKSDVLL; encoded by the coding sequence ATGCTACAATACTATCTAAGGAATATGCAGGTTCCTGTGCAAAGACCTGATTATGGGTTGGTCGAGACTGTGCCACCAGTGGCAGAGGGTGGTACTTATGATGTGGTGGAGACAATGCAGTTTTTGTATGTCAATGTTATGAAGGCAAAGGATCTTCCAGGGGCGGAGATATCAGGAAGTCTTGATCCATATGTGGAAGTGAAGGTTGGGACTGACAAAGGGATCGTTACAAAGAACGTGGAGAAGAACCAAAGTCCCGTATGGGAAAGCGTTATTGCTTTCTCCAAGGAAAGACTGCAGTCCAATTTGATTGAAGTAACTGTCAGAGACAAAGACACTGATCTAGAGGGAAATTTTGTAGGAAGGGTATCATTCGATGTAACGAAAGTTCCTCTTAGATGTCCGCCAGAAAGTCCAATAGCTCCTCAGTGGTATAAATTGGAGGATGAAGACAGTCAAAGGATCAAAACGGGGGAGATTATGCTTGCAGTTTGGATGGGAACGCAAGCGGATGAGGCCTTTACTGAAGCTTGGCACTCCGATGCTCAGAGCTTTAACAGGCAGAGTCAAGTTGATACACGGTCAAAAGTTTATTTTTCGCCAAATTTGTATTACCTGCGTATTCATGTTATCGAGGCTAAAGATCTTATATCCTCTGAAAAAGGTAGGCAACCGGCTGCATATGTGACGGTAGATGTTGAGAATGAAAGCGATAAAACAGAGCCATCAAAAGAGAGAACCAATAGTCCAGTATGGAATTCTGAATTGATGTTTGTAGTGTCTGACCTTTCCGATGGATGCATATTTATAGCGGTTGAGGACAAGGTTGGACCAGGCAAGGAAGAGGTAATTGGAACGCTACTGATACCTGTTATAGAAGTTCCACATAGAGGGGAAAACAATAAGCTTCCTGATTCTCGATGGTTCAACCTCCAAAATCGTTCGGTGACTGAAGGAgaaggaaagaagaagaaggtaaAGGTAAACTGTTGCAGCAGAATATGCCTTTCCATCTGTATAGATGCTGGTTACCATGTTGTGGATGAGCCCATTGAATTTAGCAGCGATTTTCAGCCTTCTGCAGAACATTTGAGAAGGTCTAGCATTGGCTTTCTGGAATTGGGGATTTTGAGTGCTCAAAATCTGCTACCAGTGAAGATGAATAATGATGGTACAAGTACACGAACTGATGCTTATTGTGTGGCCAAGTATGGTAACAAGTGGGTAAAGACAAGAACCATTCTTGATACTCCGACACCTCACTGGAATGAAAAGTATACTTGGGAAATATACGACCCTTGTACTGTGATTACAATTGGTGTTTTTGACAATTGCCAGATCAGTGGATGCAAAGGGAATGTGAAAGATCAGAGGATTGGTAGGGTGAGAATTCGGCTTTCAACCTTGGTAATGGGTAAGATTTATGCATATCGTTATCCTTTACTCGTTGTTGGACCCCGTGGTTTCAGGAAGCAAGGGGAACTACATTTGGCAATTCGATTCACTTGCACAGCTTGGAGGAACATGGTGACACAATACTGTCGGCCTCTGTTGCCCAAGATGCATTTTCTTGAACCTATAACTGCAGGGCAACTTGACAAGATGCAGTATCAAGCAGAAAAGATTGTGGCTGAGGGGCTAGATGGAGAAGAGCCGCCTCTCCGCAAGGAGACAGTGCAATATGTGTTGGACCACTGGGGCTGGCCCAGGTCTCTTAGGAAAATCAAAGCTAACTTTCATCGCATAACATCACTTCTTTCTTGGATATCAGCTATTTCTCAATGCTTCCATGATATCTGTCACTGGAAAAATTCATTGACAACTATCGTTGTGCATGTATTGTTCTTCATGCAGGTCCGCTATCCACTATCAATCATGCCCAACATTTTCCTCTGCTTTGCTGTCATTGGCTTAAGAAACTATCGATTCAGGCCTAGACATCCACCTCACCTGGATGCTCAGCTTTCTTTGGCTGAAGCTGTTGATGAAGATGAATGGGATGAGGAGTTTGATACTTTCCCAACTTCTCGGCGAGCAGACGTAGTGAAGATGAGATACACCCGCCTGCGGAGTGTTGCAGGTTTGATTCAAACTGCAATGGAAGACGTGGCAATGCAAGGGGAAAGGGCTCTTTCCATGGTAAGTTGGAAGGATCCAAGAGCCACAGCCGTATTTATCATGTTCGTCTTTTTCTGTTCTCTGGTCTTTTATGTTGCTCCGATGCAAGTAGTTCAGCTCACTGGGCTGTACTTGCTTCGACATCCTCTGTTTCGGAGCAAAGTTCCATCTCAAGCagtcaatttcttcaatagatCACCTACCAAATCCGATGTGCTGCTATGA
- the LOC113748647 gene encoding putative late blight resistance protein homolog R1B-16, translating into MAYADITALLENLEFLLQSDPHPILHYKEQVESLHDKVNLLRGFLEESEKRYDRGSMKHLDLEIRDVFYKARKVIDSKLLNVYAAKSAKSWKKARRILRRSLRKLTEKVDFILKKLNKISQKRKNAASADLQAGGPVLGGFSRRVYMENHVVGLNNDLQIVKDQLTQSPLRLETIPIVGMGGVGKTTLARRLYEDPSIVLHFHVRLWVTVSQDFQIRILLQDLCQLGNDNEMNNADLAEHLYKSLKGRRYLIVLDDIWCTEAWDAVKSIFPDDNNGSRIILTSRLKEVAVHANREKPHHIKLLDPVDSWKLLHQKLFVDERCPQELEEVGKEIAAKCQGLPLAIVVVAGYLLKIDRTRDCWDNFADSVASYVTGDPQQCLDIIALSYNQLPPPLKACFLYFGAFPEDREIPVSRLIYLWVAEGFLKQVTGKSLEEIAEECLMDLIDRNLILVRRVSYGRIKTCIIHDILRDLCLREAEKEHFMHVVNHNSHVFHEGKTNAQRLSFHMDCSFPILSTTHIDSVLCFSRFSMYSCFRHSAFKLLKVLDIIRSALNCFPVEILQLGNLRFLALSVTELPSTISHLWNLQTLVLNIYSGCTSLPWKLWTMQQLRHLHFNFCSFLPNPAGAEINGQGDLVLRNLQTLSKLSFSSCTMQVIASLPNLKKLGLYETAEAHVTEKLWLDRVFPSGNLFSSVYPIHSNCWSYISNVAQLHQLEILKLNFINLFAEERRWVPCVDEFPPNLKKLTLSSSYLPWKDMNVLSMLPNLEVLKLKNNAFVGSDWEQYEEGFSRLKYLLIDETDLVHWRATSTQFPSLKHLRLFRCRCLREVPLDFAEIPYLQIIDVYGSYDAVRSVMQIKQEQESVGNDDLLVRFDSAV; encoded by the coding sequence ATGGCTTATGCAGATATAACTGCTCTTCTTGAAAACCTTGAGTTTCTACTGCAATCCGATCCACATCCCATCCTTCATTACAAGGAACAAGTTGAGTCTCTCCACGACAAAGTCAATCTTCTGCGAGGCTTTCTGGAGGAATCTGAGAAGAGATATGATCGTGGAAGCATGAAACATTTGGATCTGGAGATCAGAGATGTGTTCTATAAAGCAAGAAAAGTCATTGATTCAAAACTGTTAAATGTTTATGCAGCCAAAAGTGCAAAAAGTTGGAAAAAGGCTCGGAGGATCCTTCGCCGGAGTTTGCGAAAATTAACAGAGAAAGTTGATTTTATACTGAAAAAACTCAACAAAATtagtcaaaaaagaaagaatgctGCCAGCGCAGATTTACAAGCTGGAGGACCTGTGCTTGGCGGTTTTTCTCGCCGTGTATACATGGAAAACCATGTTGTGGGTCTTAATAATGACTTGCAAATAGTTAAAGATCAACTCACTCAGTCACCTTTGAGACTGGAAACGATCCCCATAGTAGGGATGGGAGGCGTAGGAAAGACAACTCTAGCTAGAAGACTTTATGAGGATCCTTCTATTGTACTTCACTTTCATGTTCGTTTGTGGGTAACTGTTTctcaagactttcaaatcagaATACTTTTGCAAGATCTTTGCCAGCTTGGTAATGATAATGAGATGAATAATGCAGACTTAGCTGAGCATCTATACAAAAGTTTAAAGGGCAGGAGGTATCTAATTGTTTTGGATGATATTTGGTGTACTGAGGCATGGGATGCTGTAAAAAGCATTTTTCCAGATGATAACAATGGAAGTAGAATCATATTAACTAGCCGGCTCAAGGAGGTGGCTGTTCATGCTAACCGTGAAAAACCTCATCACATCAAGCTTTTAGACCCAGTTGACAGTTGGAAATTACTGCATCAGAAGTTGTTTGTTGACGAAAGATGTCCCCAAGAGCTGGAGGAAGTTGGAAAAGAAATTGCAGCAAAATGTCAAGGACTACCTCTGGCAATTGTTGTGGTTGCAGGGTATCTCCTAAAAATTGACAGGACACGAGATTGCTGGGATAATTTTGCGGATAGTGTGGCTTCATATGTAACTGGAGACCCACAACAGTGTTTAGACATAATTGCATTGAGTTACAACCAATTACCTCCTCCTTTGAAAGCATGCTTCCTTTATTTTGGAGCCTTCCCTGAAGATCGTGAAATCCCAGTGTCAAGACTGATTTACTTGTGGGTTGCCGAGGGATTTCTAAAGCAAGTGACAGGGAAAAGCTTGGAAGAGATAGCTGAAGAATGTCTGATGGATCTCATCGATAGAAACTTAATTCTGGTCAGGAGAGTGTCCTATGGCAGAATAAAAACATGTATCATCCATGATATATTGCGGGACTTGTGCTTGAGAGAAGCTGAGAAAGAACATTTCATGCACGTGGTTAATCACAACAGCCATGTTTTTCATGAAGGCAAAACCAATGCGCAACGTCTCAGTTTCCATATGGATTGTAGCTTCCCCATTCTTTCTACCACTCACATAGATTCTGTTCTGTGCTTTAGTCGTTTTTCAATGTACTCCTGTTTCAGGCACTCTGCATTCAAGCTGCTCAAAGTGTTGGACATCATCCGCTCTGCATTAAATTGTTTCCCTGTTGAGATTCTACAACTTGGTAACTTGAGATTCCTTGCGTTATCAGTCACTGAGCTTCCATCAACTATATCCCACCTTTGGAATTTGCAAACTCTGGTTCTTAACATTTATTCTGGATGCACGTCTTTACCATGGAAACTGTGGACAATGCAGCAGCTAAGGCATCTCCATTTCAATTTCTGCAGTTTTCTGCCCAATCCTGCAGGGGCAGAAATTAATGGACAAGGTGATTTAGTCCTGCGGAACCTACAAACACTCTCCAAATTGAGCTTCTCAAGTTGTACCATGCAAGTAATTGCTAGCCTTCCAAATCTAAAGAAGTTGGGATTATATGAAACTGCAGAAGCACACGTAACTGAAAAACTTTGGCTTGATCGTGTCTTCCCATCTGGTAACTTGTTTAGTTCAGTTTACCCCATTCATAGCAACTGCTGGTCCTATATCAGTAATGTTGCTCAACTACATCAACTTGAAATATTAAAACTGAACTTTATAAACTTATTTGCTGAAGAAAGACGATGGGTTCCCTGTGTGGATGAATTTCCTCCAAACCTGAAGAAGTTGACTCTAAGTTCCAGCTACCTACCATGGAAAGATATGAATGTTCTTTCTATGTTGCCTAATCTTGAAGTGCTCAAACTGAAAAATAATGCATTTGTAGGATCAGACTGGGAACAATATGAAGAGGGGTTTTCCCGGCTAAAGTATTTGCTTATTGATGAGACAGATCTTGTCCATTGGAGAGCAACCAGTACTCAATTTCCAAGTCTTAAGCACCTTCGCCTTTTTCGCTGCCGCTGCCTTAGAGAAGTTCCTCTTGATTTTGCTGAAATTCCTTATCTCCAGATAATTGATGTATACGGTTCCTATGATGCTGTTAGGTCAGTTATGCAAATTAAACAAGAACAAGAAAGTGTGGGAAATGATGATCTTCTTGTTCGTTTTGACTCTGCAGTTTAA
- the LOC113748689 gene encoding glycosyltransferase family protein 64 C3 isoform X1, whose protein sequence is MKNFKAMLILTLVLMSSFDFLILVFSLRLNPNSSDLCDNKVDPRTLRLDQMTVVISGYSEHRIPLLQSIAARYSAAASVSSILILWCNPATPTQTISQLSKNLSHYSTVNAPISVIHETTASLNSRFYPRESIDTRAVLICDDDLELDSSSIDFAFNIWKSNPNRLIGFFARSHAYDLSTKSWIYTISSDKYSIILTKAMVMKWEYLWEYSCGGGKVNEELRKIVDAERNCEDILMNFVVADKVNAGPILAGAERVRDWGDARNEGGVGKEEREAGLSSRRGEHRKRRGDCIREFHRVLGRMPLRYSYGKLVKSVGEQGLCEKSGKLVYCDQQVFK, encoded by the coding sequence ATGAAAAACTTCAAAGCCATGCTCATCCTAACCTTAGTCCTAATGTCCTCATTTGACTTCCTTATTTTGGTCTTCTCACTCCGACTTAATCCAAACAGCTCTGATTTATGTGACAATAAAGTGGACCCTCGGACTCTCCGACTAGACCAAATGACGGTGGTGATAAGTGGCTACTCAGAGCACAGAATCCCACTCCTCCAATCCATTGCTGCCAGGTATTCAGCAGCTGCATCGGTCTCATCCATCCTAATATTGTGGTGCAATCCCGCTACTCCAACCCAAACCATCTCCCAACTCTCCAAGAACCTATCCCATTACTCAACCGTAAATGCCCCCATCTCTGTCATCCATGAAACCACTGCAAGCTTAAATTCGCGATTCTATCCCAGGGAATCAATTGACACCCGTGCTGTCCTCATCTGTGATGATGATTTGGAACTTGATTCCAGTTCCATTGACTTTGCATTCAACATTTGGAAATCAAATCCTAATCGTTTGATTGGTTTCTTTGCTAGATCACATGCATATGATTTGAGTACCAAGTCTTGGATCTACACTATCAGCAGCGATAAGTATTCCATTATACTCACCAAGGCCATGGTCATGAAATGGGAATACTTATGGGAATACAGTTGTGGAGGTGGGAAAGTAAATGAAGAGCTGCGGAAAATTGTGGATGCTGAAAGGAATTGTGAGGATATTCTAATGAATTTTGTTGTGGCAGACAAGGTAAATGCAGGGCCCATATTAGCAGGAGCCGAGAGAGTGAGGGACTGGGGGGATGCAAGGAATGAAGGCGGGGTGGGGAAGGAGGAGAGGGAGGCTGGGTTGAGCAGCAGGAGAGGGGAGCATCGGAAAAGGAGAGGGGACTGCATCAGAGAGTTCCATAGGGTTCTAGGCAGAATGCCTTTGAGATATAGTTATGGGAAGTTAGTAAAATCAGTCGGTGAACAAGGGCTTTGTGAGAAGAGTGGCAAGCTGGTGTATTGTGACCAGCAGGTTttcaagtaa